The following coding sequences lie in one beta proteobacterium CB genomic window:
- a CDS encoding RND family efflux transporter MFP subunit: MHSKLVKNAPLNPYRTKKNSETVSKIESALDKAVAKLPLLKNTIKARLCTLWQKASPYLGKVKKLDYATAKEFTLKYKWRILAILLVLYAGSKAFDYFFPATGKTGGPQTITSVVVEKKDIPLIIEATGTIISSSIVDIRPMTTNTVKTIHVKDGQEVKEGELLFTLDDRNDRANYEKLKALADDAQKQYLRAKELVAKNFISKAGLETSLANAKSAQAAARSAEVQLSFDSIRSPIAGRAGIVNVFPGSLVQASNIVTTATSSTATSSVGSMVTITQLNPINVQFVVPEKDIPLLMEGKQADAPLKVKVSVGNDAKSVYEGEVLVIDNQVDPSIAAVRVRAQIPNEKMTLLPGQFARVSLNANTLKDAIAVPSEAIVISPKGRLVYVVNKDDKVQPKPIKVVYEYKGTSVISGIEAGDRIVVEGKQNLRPGSKIREAKQPTPAAAPAKAATPTPAPETK, translated from the coding sequence ATGCATTCAAAGCTGGTAAAGAATGCACCGCTAAATCCATATAGAACCAAGAAAAACTCCGAGACCGTGTCAAAAATTGAATCAGCACTCGATAAAGCAGTTGCCAAGTTGCCCTTACTCAAAAATACGATAAAGGCGCGCTTATGTACTCTTTGGCAAAAGGCTTCCCCATATCTTGGTAAGGTCAAAAAATTAGATTACGCGACAGCGAAAGAATTCACGCTGAAGTACAAGTGGCGGATTTTGGCCATATTGCTTGTTTTGTATGCAGGTTCCAAGGCATTTGATTATTTCTTCCCTGCTACTGGCAAAACAGGGGGTCCGCAAACCATTACGAGCGTGGTAGTGGAGAAGAAAGACATTCCTCTAATCATTGAGGCTACTGGGACGATCATCTCCAGCAGTATTGTGGATATTCGTCCAATGACTACCAATACTGTGAAAACCATTCACGTAAAAGATGGGCAGGAGGTGAAAGAAGGTGAGCTCCTCTTTACCCTGGACGATCGCAATGATCGCGCTAACTATGAGAAATTAAAAGCATTAGCTGACGACGCACAAAAACAATACTTACGAGCCAAAGAATTAGTCGCCAAGAACTTCATTTCAAAAGCAGGCTTGGAAACTTCTCTAGCCAACGCAAAGTCAGCTCAAGCTGCTGCACGCTCCGCTGAAGTTCAACTCTCTTTTGACTCCATTCGCTCCCCTATTGCAGGTCGCGCAGGTATTGTGAACGTATTTCCAGGCTCCTTAGTGCAAGCGAGCAATATCGTCACTACCGCCACCAGCTCTACAGCCACCTCTAGTGTTGGATCCATGGTGACCATCACCCAACTAAATCCGATCAACGTTCAATTTGTTGTGCCCGAGAAAGACATCCCGCTATTAATGGAGGGTAAACAAGCTGATGCGCCACTCAAAGTAAAAGTAAGCGTTGGTAATGACGCTAAATCTGTTTACGAAGGTGAGGTGCTTGTTATCGATAATCAAGTAGACCCGAGCATCGCTGCCGTCCGAGTGCGCGCTCAAATTCCAAATGAGAAGATGACTTTATTACCAGGGCAGTTTGCTCGCGTCTCATTAAATGCCAATACGCTAAAAGATGCTATTGCAGTGCCATCAGAAGCGATTGTGATCAGCCCCAAAGGGCGCCTGGTTTACGTTGTAAACAAAGATGACAAGGTTCAACCCAAACCCATCAAGGTTGTTTATGAATATAAGGGCACTTCAGTCATTAGCGGGATCGAAGCAGGCGATCGAATCGTTGTAGAGGGTAAACAAAACTTGCGCCCTGGCAGCAAGATCAGAGAAGCAAAGCAACCAACTCCTGCAGCCGCGCCAGCGAAAGCAGCTACACCCACTCCTGCGCCTGAGACAAAATGA
- a CDS encoding DNA polymerase III, epsilon subunit, which translates to MRQVILDTETTGLNPATGDRIIEIGCVEMVGRRLTDRTFHYYINPERDIDAGAFAVHGLSREFLSDKPVFANIVEELIEFVDGAEVVIHNAAFDLGFLDNEFALLKRPAFRGLASKITDTLLDARQMFPGKRNSLDALCERFAISNQHRTLHGALLDAQLLAEVYVAMTRGQEDLSIDLIDYTVGTDASGQMKALPSNLKLMTASEEDCQLHEKILSEIAKASKKDPVWSPSAVTN; encoded by the coding sequence ATGCGTCAAGTTATTCTCGATACCGAAACCACTGGTCTGAATCCTGCTACAGGCGATCGTATTATTGAAATCGGTTGCGTGGAAATGGTAGGTCGCCGTTTAACTGATCGCACTTTCCATTACTACATTAATCCTGAGCGGGATATTGACGCAGGCGCATTTGCAGTTCATGGACTCTCTCGCGAGTTCTTGTCGGACAAGCCGGTATTTGCCAATATTGTTGAAGAGCTGATTGAGTTTGTTGATGGCGCTGAAGTGGTTATCCATAATGCGGCATTTGACTTAGGCTTCCTTGATAACGAGTTTGCTTTACTCAAGCGGCCTGCTTTCAGAGGTCTTGCTTCTAAAATCACCGACACCCTGCTAGATGCGCGGCAAATGTTTCCGGGCAAACGTAACTCACTCGATGCACTTTGTGAACGCTTTGCCATTAGCAACCAACATAGAACCCTGCACGGCGCTTTACTGGATGCCCAGCTATTGGCAGAAGTCTATGTAGCAATGACGCGTGGTCAAGAAGATTTGTCTATAGATCTCATTGACTACACCGTTGGAACTGATGCCTCAGGACAAATGAAGGCTTTGCCAAGCAATCTAAAACTCATGACAGCGAGCGAAGAGGATTGCCAGTTGCACGAAAAGATCCTAAGTGAGATTGCAAAGGCAAGTAAAAAGGACCCCGTATGGAGTCCTTCTGCTGTAACAAACTAA
- the rnhA gene encoding Ribonuclease H, with product MPHTKSLPHIVIYTDGACKGNPGPGGWGAVLRSGGHEKHLHGGAEHTTNNRMEISAVIHALRALKQTSSVELWTDSQYVQKGVTEWLEGWKKRGWKTASKDPVKNADLWQELDALLPDHKISWHWVRGHNGHPGNELADLLANKGVEEFLP from the coding sequence ATGCCTCACACCAAATCCCTCCCCCATATTGTTATTTACACCGATGGTGCCTGCAAAGGCAACCCCGGACCTGGTGGCTGGGGTGCGGTTTTGCGCTCGGGCGGTCATGAGAAGCATTTACATGGGGGCGCTGAGCACACTACTAATAACCGCATGGAAATTAGTGCGGTGATTCATGCGCTACGAGCCCTGAAGCAAACCAGCTCAGTAGAACTGTGGACTGACTCACAGTACGTCCAAAAAGGCGTTACTGAGTGGTTGGAGGGCTGGAAAAAAAGAGGCTGGAAGACTGCCAGCAAGGACCCCGTCAAGAATGCCGATTTGTGGCAGGAATTGGATGCCCTCCTCCCAGACCACAAGATCTCTTGGCATTGGGTCCGCGGACACAATGGCCACCCCGGAAATGAGCTTGCAGACCTCCTAGCAAACAAAGGTGTTGAGGAATTCCTACCCTAG
- a CDS encoding NADH:flavin oxidoreductase/NADH oxidase: protein MSLLFSSFALNSPKGQLTLPNRIVVAPMCQYSAVNGEAQDWHLMHWGNLLNSGAGLFIIEATGVTPEGRITPACLGLWDDLTEAALKDKLSRARQLAPKTPVFIQLAHAGRKASSATPWAGGQLLSKEQGGWETLAPSAIPQLKDERLPHELSKAELAELISAFVVAAQRAERVGVDGIELHGAHGYLLHQFLSPIANQRSDEYGGSYENRIRFLLELFTAVRQAYQGVLGIRISASDWIEGGWTPQETADFAARLKPLGCDFVHISSGGISPLQKIAIGPNYQVPFAKIVKDQSGLPTMTVGLITEPQQAEDILQHGDADLIALARAFLYKPRWAWEAAAALGGTVPSNERYWRCLPREAQAIFGDVKVGQR, encoded by the coding sequence ATGAGCCTCTTATTTTCCAGTTTTGCATTGAACTCGCCTAAAGGGCAGCTAACGCTCCCCAATCGCATCGTAGTGGCACCGATGTGCCAGTATTCGGCCGTAAATGGGGAAGCTCAGGATTGGCATCTAATGCATTGGGGCAATCTCCTCAATAGCGGCGCAGGGCTATTTATCATTGAGGCTACTGGCGTGACGCCTGAGGGCCGCATTACCCCCGCCTGCCTTGGGCTATGGGATGACCTCACTGAGGCTGCTCTCAAAGATAAGCTCAGTAGAGCTCGTCAGCTGGCACCAAAAACACCGGTCTTTATTCAATTAGCGCATGCTGGCCGTAAGGCCTCGAGTGCAACTCCTTGGGCTGGCGGTCAGTTGCTATCTAAAGAGCAGGGTGGCTGGGAAACACTAGCCCCTTCTGCTATTCCACAGCTAAAGGATGAGCGCTTGCCGCATGAGCTCTCTAAAGCGGAGTTGGCAGAACTAATCAGTGCATTTGTTGTTGCAGCGCAGCGCGCTGAGCGAGTAGGCGTAGACGGCATTGAGTTGCATGGGGCGCATGGTTACCTCCTGCATCAATTTCTATCCCCAATTGCCAATCAACGCTCTGATGAATACGGTGGTTCTTATGAAAACCGCATCCGCTTCCTTCTGGAATTGTTTACAGCCGTACGTCAGGCTTATCAAGGTGTGTTGGGGATTCGGATCTCTGCCAGCGATTGGATTGAGGGTGGTTGGACCCCGCAGGAGACTGCCGATTTTGCAGCTCGCCTAAAACCGCTGGGATGTGATTTTGTGCACATTTCATCAGGGGGGATTTCGCCATTGCAAAAGATTGCAATCGGACCAAATTACCAAGTGCCATTCGCCAAAATCGTAAAAGACCAATCTGGTCTACCTACGATGACTGTCGGCCTCATTACAGAGCCGCAACAAGCAGAGGATATTCTGCAACATGGTGATGCCGATCTGATCGCTTTAGCCCGTGCATTTTTATATAAGCCAAGATGGGCGTGGGAGGCTGCCGCAGCTTTAGGTGGCACTGTGCCCTCAAATGAGCGCTACTGGCGCTGTCTGCCGCGTGAAGCGCAGGCAATATTTGGTGACGTCAAAGTAGGGCAGCGATAA
- a CDS encoding Tartrate dehydrogenase yields MKKNKVIQNPKIAVIPGDGIGKEVMPEGVRALEAASKKFGIGMQFDHFDFASCDYYLQHGKMMPDDWFDTLMQYDAIFFGAVGMPNILPDHVSLWGSLIQFRRCFDQYVNLRPVRLLSGVPCPLANRKPGDIDFYVVRENTEGEYSSVGGKMFPDTDREFVIQESIFTRQGVDRILQYAFDLAQSRPKKHLTSATKSNGIAITMPYWDERVEEMAKQFGDVRMDKYHIDILAAHFVMNPDRFDVVVASNLFGDILSDLGPACTGTIAVAPSGSINPEGKFPSLFEPVHGSAPDIYGKMIANPIGQIWSGSMMLDHLGYPEAGKAIFHAIERVLAADGSPLTPDLGGKARTDDLGKAIAAEI; encoded by the coding sequence ATGAAGAAAAATAAAGTGATCCAAAATCCTAAAATTGCCGTTATTCCTGGCGATGGAATTGGCAAAGAGGTCATGCCAGAAGGCGTACGCGCACTAGAAGCTGCTAGCAAAAAGTTTGGTATCGGTATGCAGTTCGATCATTTTGATTTTGCTAGCTGCGACTACTATCTTCAGCACGGCAAGATGATGCCCGATGATTGGTTCGATACCCTGATGCAATACGATGCCATCTTCTTTGGCGCCGTTGGTATGCCAAACATTCTTCCGGATCATGTTTCCTTATGGGGAAGCCTCATTCAGTTCCGTCGCTGCTTTGACCAGTACGTCAATTTACGACCAGTTCGACTGCTTTCTGGTGTGCCTTGTCCCCTAGCAAACCGCAAACCGGGAGACATTGATTTTTACGTCGTACGTGAAAATACTGAGGGTGAATATTCCAGTGTTGGTGGAAAAATGTTCCCTGATACCGATCGAGAGTTTGTAATTCAGGAATCCATCTTTACTAGGCAAGGAGTTGACCGTATTCTTCAGTATGCTTTTGATCTTGCCCAAAGTCGTCCAAAGAAGCACCTAACCTCTGCTACCAAGTCCAATGGCATCGCAATTACTATGCCATATTGGGATGAACGAGTAGAAGAAATGGCTAAGCAATTTGGCGATGTGAGGATGGATAAATATCATATCGATATCTTGGCTGCGCACTTTGTCATGAACCCCGACAGATTTGACGTGGTGGTTGCTAGTAATTTATTTGGCGATATCTTGTCTGATTTAGGTCCAGCCTGCACTGGAACGATTGCGGTAGCACCATCAGGAAGTATTAATCCAGAAGGAAAATTTCCTTCGCTATTTGAGCCAGTTCATGGCTCTGCCCCCGACATTTACGGAAAGATGATTGCCAATCCCATTGGGCAGATCTGGTCTGGATCAATGATGTTGGATCACTTGGGTTATCCGGAGGCGGGCAAGGCGATATTCCATGCCATTGAGCGAGTTCTTGCTGCAGACGGCTCTCCTCTCACACCTGACTTGGGTGGCAAGGCTCGTACAGATGATTTGGGTAAAGCGATCGCAGCTGAAATCTAA
- a CDS encoding Methyltransferase type 11, with protein MPAPPWSSWEKWLQSPPGRYVLAWEQKCFNQIVADVFGFYAVQIGLPQINTLAENRMPLHALLINAHDRQKQVGEFNWHEIEGNANELPFASESIDLLVLPHVLEFAADPHQILREAERVLRPEGRLIISGFNPASLWGMRQYLSRLIGSPYLPRDGQFIGLLRIKDWLQLLNFSLDRGHFGCYKLPLSGESGMSRMDFMEPAGNRWWPIFGAVFLVSAIKRQQGMRLIGQVQGLRIPAMAQLSPAAESRQNLANSQDKVN; from the coding sequence ATGCCTGCACCACCATGGAGTTCATGGGAAAAGTGGCTGCAATCGCCCCCAGGACGCTATGTACTAGCCTGGGAGCAAAAATGCTTCAATCAAATTGTGGCCGATGTCTTTGGTTTTTATGCCGTACAAATCGGTCTGCCGCAAATCAATACCTTGGCAGAAAACCGCATGCCTTTGCATGCCCTACTGATTAACGCTCATGATCGCCAAAAACAGGTCGGAGAGTTCAATTGGCATGAGATTGAGGGCAATGCCAACGAACTCCCCTTTGCCTCAGAAAGTATTGACTTATTAGTGCTGCCACATGTTTTGGAATTCGCTGCCGACCCCCATCAAATCCTGCGAGAGGCCGAGCGCGTCCTTCGCCCTGAGGGTCGTTTGATTATTTCAGGCTTTAATCCCGCCAGTCTTTGGGGTATGCGCCAATATCTCAGCCGATTGATTGGAAGCCCTTATCTACCGCGAGATGGTCAATTTATTGGCCTTCTCAGAATTAAAGATTGGCTGCAGTTACTGAACTTCTCATTGGACCGAGGTCATTTTGGCTGCTACAAGCTCCCGCTCAGCGGTGAGTCAGGCATGTCCAGAATGGACTTTATGGAACCTGCGGGCAACCGCTGGTGGCCTATTTTTGGAGCCGTTTTCTTGGTCTCAGCCATTAAACGCCAGCAAGGCATGCGCTTAATTGGGCAGGTTCAGGGCTTACGTATTCCAGCAATGGCCCAATTAAGTCCGGCTGCTGAAAGTCGGCAGAATTTAGCAAACAGCCAAGACAAAGTAAATTAA
- a CDS encoding Acriflavin resistance protein — protein sequence MTVLLSISIVIAGAVAYFNIPVAALPSFNTPIISVSASLPGAAPENMASSVALPLEKEFSTIDGIKVISSTNTLGSTSITLEFNNDRDIDKAAVDVQAALLRAQRRLPIEMTVPPSYRKINPADTAVLVIRVSSPSMSLSEINDYAENLLAPNISTIRGVSQVQVYGAKRYAVRVSVRPDALGNRNITMEELATAINKANTNSPVGTLDGPRQLITIYANPQLVKAEEFGNLIIAQRNGLPVYLRDVADVQESFEDVKTFATSGGERSIAIGILRQPNANTVDLVKAIKKLLPSLQEQMPASIKLTLINDRSLSIIEAIHDVNITLVLTILLVVLVIFLFLKRISATLIPSISLPISLIGAFFLLYLLGYSLDNISLLGITLAVGLVVDDAIVVLENIMRYIEQGMDPLKASLKGSKEVGFTIISISISLVAVFIPLFFMTGPIGLLFREFAVVVSLAILVSAVVSLTIVPLLCSRFLPKPGDHPKEYAITKKFDRIFDWSLKAYIHYLDLALANRKKVLWGAVASLFLTIYLFANSPKGFFPEEDIGQITATTEAAEDTSFKTMLELQDRAAEIVNNDPNVANSISILGGGQSAGRNTGRFFIILKPKGDREKMAKVIEGLRNKFKDIPGLQVYMRPVQNLQLGGRSSKSRYQFTLQSVGFEGVNEWADKMTDKIRSNPIFRDVTSDSKMKGLNVKIEINREQAASAGVTIADIRSALYNSFGERQVSTIYTPVNTYYVILETAENDRQFETDLSKVFVRGRATDKLIPLSSLASFVRTVGPTAVNHQGQIPAVTISFNLAPDVFLGDATKAIDGYEKEIGLPPSIITSYGGDAAVFKDNQSGQIILILAALGVIYILLGVLYESYIHPLTILAGLPSAAIGAILSLRIFGFELTIVASIGILLLIGIVKKNAILMIDFALDAQRNQGMSPEKAIRTACILRFRPIMMTTIAALMGALPIALGLGAGAELRQPLGISVAGGLIFSQFVTLIITPVIYLYLDKYAGNGPMEIPPSVLEGT from the coding sequence ATGACGGTGCTGCTATCGATTTCAATCGTGATTGCAGGCGCTGTTGCCTACTTCAATATTCCTGTTGCAGCACTTCCTAGCTTTAATACACCGATTATTTCGGTAAGCGCGAGTCTTCCAGGAGCTGCACCAGAAAATATGGCGTCTTCTGTAGCGCTGCCATTAGAAAAAGAGTTTTCAACCATTGATGGCATCAAAGTCATCAGCTCCACCAATACGCTTGGCAGCACGAGTATCACCCTAGAATTTAATAACGACAGGGATATTGATAAAGCGGCAGTGGATGTGCAAGCAGCGCTATTACGAGCCCAGAGGCGTCTACCGATTGAGATGACGGTACCACCCTCTTATCGCAAAATTAATCCTGCTGATACAGCAGTTCTTGTCATTCGAGTTAGCTCACCATCGATGAGCCTATCTGAGATCAATGACTACGCAGAGAATCTTCTAGCTCCAAATATCTCGACTATTCGCGGAGTCTCTCAAGTACAGGTATATGGCGCCAAACGCTACGCTGTCCGTGTGAGCGTGCGCCCCGACGCCTTGGGCAATCGCAACATTACTATGGAAGAATTGGCCACTGCCATCAATAAGGCCAATACCAATAGCCCAGTGGGAACCTTAGATGGTCCGCGTCAGCTGATCACTATTTATGCCAATCCTCAATTAGTCAAAGCAGAAGAATTCGGCAACCTCATCATTGCGCAGCGTAATGGCTTACCGGTGTATCTTCGCGATGTCGCAGATGTGCAAGAAAGTTTTGAGGATGTAAAGACCTTTGCTACGTCGGGTGGAGAGCGCTCCATTGCGATTGGTATTTTGCGGCAACCCAATGCAAATACAGTAGATCTTGTCAAAGCAATCAAAAAATTGCTTCCTTCATTACAAGAACAAATGCCAGCGTCTATTAAATTGACGCTCATCAACGACCGATCCCTCTCCATCATTGAAGCGATTCATGATGTCAACATCACTTTAGTCTTAACTATTTTGCTCGTGGTCTTGGTGATCTTCTTATTCTTGAAGCGCATATCAGCAACTCTGATTCCTTCGATCAGCCTCCCCATCTCGCTCATCGGCGCATTCTTCTTGCTCTACCTTTTGGGCTACAGCTTAGACAATATTTCCTTGCTGGGAATTACTCTTGCTGTTGGTCTAGTGGTGGACGATGCCATTGTTGTTCTTGAAAACATCATGCGTTACATTGAACAAGGCATGGATCCGCTTAAAGCCTCGCTCAAAGGTAGTAAAGAGGTGGGATTCACAATCATCTCTATCTCCATCTCTTTGGTAGCGGTCTTCATTCCCCTGTTCTTTATGACAGGTCCAATCGGCCTACTATTTAGAGAATTTGCGGTGGTAGTTTCACTTGCGATTCTGGTTTCAGCAGTGGTCTCCCTCACCATAGTCCCCCTGCTCTGCAGCCGCTTCTTACCTAAACCTGGCGACCATCCAAAAGAGTATGCGATCACGAAAAAATTTGATCGGATTTTTGACTGGTCTCTGAAGGCCTACATTCACTATTTAGATCTGGCATTAGCTAATCGTAAAAAAGTATTGTGGGGGGCTGTGGCTAGTCTCTTTCTCACCATTTACTTATTTGCAAATAGTCCTAAAGGATTTTTTCCTGAAGAGGATATTGGTCAAATCACTGCAACCACAGAAGCTGCAGAAGATACCTCCTTTAAGACCATGCTAGAGCTTCAAGACCGCGCAGCAGAGATTGTCAATAACGATCCTAACGTTGCTAACTCGATCTCCATTCTGGGTGGCGGTCAAAGCGCCGGAAGAAACACTGGTCGTTTCTTCATCATCTTAAAGCCGAAGGGTGACCGCGAAAAAATGGCTAAGGTCATAGAGGGGTTGCGAAATAAGTTCAAAGATATTCCAGGCCTTCAGGTTTATATGCGTCCAGTTCAAAATTTACAACTGGGTGGTCGCAGCAGTAAGAGTCGCTACCAATTTACGCTTCAAAGCGTAGGCTTTGAAGGCGTGAATGAGTGGGCAGACAAGATGACGGATAAGATTCGCTCCAATCCCATTTTTAGAGATGTCACGAGCGACTCGAAAATGAAAGGTCTCAACGTCAAGATTGAGATCAATCGAGAGCAAGCTGCTAGCGCTGGCGTAACGATTGCGGATATTCGCAGCGCACTGTATAACTCGTTTGGCGAGCGCCAGGTGTCCACCATCTACACGCCGGTCAACACCTACTATGTCATCCTAGAAACTGCTGAGAATGATCGTCAGTTTGAGACCGATCTCAGTAAAGTGTTTGTTAGAGGTCGCGCCACTGATAAGTTAATTCCTCTCTCCAGCTTGGCTAGCTTTGTCCGCACTGTTGGCCCAACCGCCGTTAATCATCAAGGTCAAATTCCGGCGGTGACTATCTCCTTTAACCTCGCACCAGATGTTTTCCTTGGTGATGCAACTAAGGCAATTGATGGGTATGAGAAAGAAATAGGACTTCCGCCTTCAATTATTACCAGCTATGGTGGTGATGCTGCTGTATTTAAAGATAATCAGTCCGGTCAAATTATCTTAATCCTGGCTGCCTTAGGCGTTATTTACATATTGCTTGGCGTTCTATATGAAAGCTACATCCACCCTCTCACCATTTTGGCTGGACTCCCCTCTGCTGCCATTGGCGCAATTTTATCTCTTCGTATTTTTGGATTTGAGTTGACCATCGTTGCCTCCATTGGCATCTTGTTGCTTATTGGTATTGTGAAGAAGAATGCTATTTTGATGATTGACTTTGCTTTAGATGCGCAGCGAAATCAGGGTATGTCGCCAGAGAAGGCCATCCGCACTGCTTGTATCTTGCGTTTTAGGCCGATCATGATGACCACCATCGCAGCCCTCATGGGTGCACTTCCCATTGCACTAGGCTTAGGCGCTGGAGCAGAATTGAGACAACCGCTTGGCATCAGCGTCGCAGGCGGACTCATCTTCTCCCAATTTGTAACCCTCATCATTACTCCTGTGATCTACCTGTATTTGGATAAATATGCAGGTAATGGACCCATGGAAATTCCCCCATCTGTTTTGGAAGGCACCTAA
- a CDS encoding methylmalonate-semialdehyde dehydrogenase: protein MSTPQAFESKEDIGHFVGGTVVNPKDGRFADVFNPSTGAVARRVALASRKEIDSAVAVAQKAFESWSQTSPLRRARIMFKYLELLNANRDELAAIITAEHGKVFTDAQGEVTRGIDIVEFATGIPELLKGDYTEQVSTDIDNWVMRQPLGVVAGVTPFNFPVMVPMWMFPVAIACGNTFILKPSPTDPSASLLMAKLLKEAGLPDGVFNVVQGDKEAVDALIENPDVKAVSFVGSTPIANYIYERCAHFGKRSQALGGAKNHMVVMPDADIDKTIDALIGAAYGSAGERCMSISVAVLVGDVAEKIMPKLIERTKTLKVKNGMELDAEMGPIVTKAALERITGYIESGVASGAKLLVDGRGLKVAGHENGFFIGGTLFDNVTPDMKIYLEEIFGPVLSCLRVANFTEALNLVNSCEFGNGVACFTSDGNIAREFARRVQVGMVGINVPIPVPMAWHGFGGWKKSLFGDMHAYGKEGVRFYTKQKSVMQRWPESIAKGAEFVMPTSK, encoded by the coding sequence ATGAGCACACCACAAGCCTTTGAATCAAAAGAAGATATTGGCCATTTTGTTGGCGGTACAGTCGTCAACCCAAAAGACGGTCGTTTTGCCGACGTATTTAACCCCTCCACAGGGGCTGTCGCAAGACGCGTTGCCTTGGCCAGTCGTAAGGAAATTGACAGCGCTGTAGCTGTTGCCCAGAAGGCCTTCGAGAGCTGGAGCCAAACATCTCCCCTGCGCCGCGCGAGAATCATGTTCAAGTACCTTGAGCTACTGAACGCTAACCGCGATGAATTAGCCGCCATTATTACCGCAGAACACGGCAAGGTGTTTACCGATGCCCAAGGTGAAGTGACTCGCGGCATTGATATTGTGGAATTTGCCACTGGTATCCCAGAATTACTCAAGGGCGATTACACCGAGCAGGTGTCGACTGATATTGATAACTGGGTGATGCGTCAGCCCTTGGGCGTGGTCGCTGGTGTAACGCCATTCAACTTCCCTGTCATGGTGCCAATGTGGATGTTCCCAGTAGCTATTGCTTGTGGAAACACCTTCATTCTCAAGCCAAGTCCAACGGATCCATCTGCCTCTTTATTGATGGCCAAGCTTTTAAAAGAAGCTGGACTGCCTGATGGTGTATTTAACGTGGTTCAGGGCGACAAAGAAGCTGTGGATGCCTTGATTGAGAACCCTGATGTCAAAGCAGTGAGCTTTGTGGGTTCGACTCCGATTGCCAATTACATTTATGAGCGTTGCGCCCACTTTGGTAAGCGCTCCCAAGCTTTAGGTGGCGCTAAGAACCACATGGTAGTGATGCCTGATGCAGATATCGACAAAACGATTGATGCTCTGATTGGTGCTGCCTATGGCTCAGCTGGTGAGCGTTGCATGTCAATTTCAGTAGCTGTTTTGGTTGGCGATGTTGCCGAAAAAATCATGCCAAAACTGATTGAGCGCACCAAGACGCTCAAAGTGAAGAACGGCATGGAGCTCGATGCAGAAATGGGTCCAATCGTTACTAAAGCAGCCCTAGAAAGAATTACTGGCTACATTGAGAGCGGTGTTGCTTCCGGTGCCAAATTATTGGTAGATGGTCGCGGCTTAAAAGTAGCAGGTCACGAGAACGGCTTCTTTATTGGTGGCACTCTCTTTGATAACGTTACCCCAGATATGAAGATCTATTTGGAAGAAATCTTCGGGCCAGTTTTATCTTGCTTACGCGTGGCGAACTTTACTGAAGCGCTAAATTTAGTGAACTCCTGTGAATTTGGTAACGGTGTGGCTTGCTTTACGAGCGACGGTAATATTGCCCGTGAATTTGCACGCCGCGTTCAGGTGGGTATGGTTGGTATTAACGTACCTATTCCAGTGCCAATGGCTTGGCATGGTTTTGGTGGCTGGAAGAAGTCCCTCTTTGGCGATATGCACGCCTACGGCAAAGAAGGCGTTCGCTTCTATACCAAACAAAAGAGTGTGATGCAGCGCTGGCCTGAGAGTATTGCTAAGGGCGCAGAGTTTGTGATGCCAACCTCCAAGTAA